The Natronoarchaeum philippinense genome includes the window GTTGACCGTCCGGAAATCGCGTCGGACGACATCCTGTCCCGTCGCGCGGAACATCTCGCTCGACGCGTCCCGCAGTTCGTCGTCGGCGTCGTGAAACAGCCGATCCGGCCCGTGGAGGAACTCGACCGCTCGGTCGAAGTCGTCGTCGAGCCACGCCAGCAGGTCGTCGAGAACCGAGAGCTTTGCGCCGGTGCCGGCGAGCACGATCGCACGGGGGTCGTACTCGCGTTCGAGCGCGACGTGGAGCAACACCGCCCCGCCCAGCGAGTTGCCCACCAGCACTCCGGCGTCGACCTCGCGGGCGACCGCGATCACGTCGTCGGCGTACATCGACAGCGTCGAGTAGCCCGGATCGGCGTCGACGTCCTCGGAGTCGCCGTGCCCGCTGAGATCGACGGCGACGACCGGGTACTCGTCGGCGAGTCTGGCTTGGCTCTTCCAGACGGAACTCGACCCGCCGCTGCCGTGGACGAACACGATCGGCGGGCCGTCGGCGCCTCGATCGAACCGGCGATACGCCGTTGTCCGACCGTGATGAGAAACCGAGTGCATGAGAATACGTTGACTCGTTCGGGACATAAACCCTCGCCGTCGAGGGATGCTGTCCGCTAATCGATCCGTATCCAGTGTGAACCGCATTTCATCCGATAGT containing:
- a CDS encoding alpha/beta fold hydrolase, with the protein product MHSVSHHGRTTAYRRFDRGADGPPIVFVHGSGGSSSVWKSQARLADEYPVVAVDLSGHGDSEDVDADPGYSTLSMYADDVIAVAREVDAGVLVGNSLGGAVLLHVALEREYDPRAIVLAGTGAKLSVLDDLLAWLDDDFDRAVEFLHGPDRLFHDADDELRDASSEMFRATGQDVVRRDFRTVNEFDVRGELHRVDAPALAVCGAEDQLTPPWYHEYLAENLPDSAYAAIEDAAHLAMLERPGAFNSVLRRFIDGLEANGTLE